A window of Solea solea chromosome 18, fSolSol10.1, whole genome shotgun sequence contains these coding sequences:
- the col10a1a gene encoding collagen, type X, alpha 1a, which produces MDIRVASILLLVVTLTAAHGERYLVKKVMKAAPQYQPYSVKGQVAGEPGAPGEPGPEGPPGPPGPPGESAVGMPGPEGPAGPPGAPGRSIAGKPGSPGGPGKPGRDGAPGQTGEPGSGGPQGPRGSPGSPGSPGPAGLSATGKPGPSGLPGAMGPRGESGLKGHPGIPGLPGAKGDRGVGSPGPQGETGPEGPMGSPGEPGASGVGKPGRTGAPGEPGKSGSPGRDGATGPMGSQGPKGHTGAPGVGVAGKPGENGAPGMPGPVGPKGHQGPTGATGAPGVPGYGKPGANGQKGEKGFTGSTGAAGPKGDIGHTGYTGATGATGPMGPAGPQGETGSQGEHGAVGPKGDTGATGAQGPKGHKGEQGAQGFQGKQGYPGAAGPPGSRGATGASGNKGDVGAPGIPGSPGIPGPAGPKGLTGRAGESGASGSDGAPGPRGPSGPQGSSGAPGLKGHPGLPGAPGPAGLAAKGIPGPQGPPGLPGDSGSDGEPGPAGPPGPPGPPGEVMFEKGKGGYSEVMVKAPMSAFTASLATPYPGSGSPIKFDQIVYNAENHYDPESGIFTCQIPGVYYFSYSIHVNGAHALVALYKNGQPIMFTYDEYNKGFLDQMSGSAVLLLDEHDTVYVQIPDDEANGVFAAENVHCSFSGFLIAST; this is translated from the exons ATGGACATACGTGTAGCAAGCATCCTCCTCCTGGTGGTGACACTGACAGCTGCCCATGGAGAGCGGTATTTGGTGAAGAAGGTGATGAAGGCCGCCCCTCAATACCAGCCTTACTCTGTGAAGGGCCAGG TGGCAGGTGAACCTGGTGCTCCAGGTGAACCCGGCCCTGAGGGACCTCCTGGCCCTCCTGGACCCCCAGGTGAGAGTGCCGTAGGTATGCCTGGACCCGAAGGACCTGCCGGACCTCCTGGAGCCCCAGGACGCTCTATTGCTGGAAAACCTGGATCCCCTGGTGGACCTGGCAAACCTGGCAGAGATGGAGCACCTGGTCAGACGGGTGAACCTGGAAGCGGTGGCCCTCAGGGACCTAGGGGATCCCCAGGATCCCCAGGAAGCCCTGGACCCGCTGGCCTCTCTGCTACTGGAAAGCCTGGACCTTCAGGTCTTCCTGGAGCAATGGGACCTAGAGGAGAGTCCGGTCTGAAAGGACACCCAGGTATTCCTGGACTGCCAGGTGCAAAGGGTGATAGAGGGGTGGGAAGTCCTGGACCTCAGGGTGAGACAGGACCTGAAGGACCCATGGGCTCACCAGGTGAGCCAGGTGCTTCTGGAGTTGGAAAGCCAGGAAGAACAGGTGCACCTGGGGAGCCAGGAAAGTCAGGTAGCCCAGGTAGGGATGGAGCCACTGGCCCCATGGGATCACAGGGACCTAAGGGACACACTGGTGCCCCAGGTGTAGGTGTTGCAGGTAAACCAGGCGAGAATGGTGCCCCAGGTATGCCCGGCCCAGTTGGCCCTAAAGGTCACCAAGGACCTACTGGTGCCACTGGTGCCCCTGGAGTCCCTGGATATGGAAAGCCAGGTGCAAATGGACAGAAGGGAGAGAAAGGATTTACAGGTAGCACAGGTGCTGCAGGTCCAAAGGGTGATATAGGTCATACAGGATATACTGGTGCTACTGGTGCCACTGGCCCCATGGGTCCTGCTGGACCTCAGGGTGAAACAGGTTCCCAAGGTGAACATGGTGCTGTTGGCCCTAAAGGTGACACAGGTGCAACTGGAGCTCAGGGACCTAAGGGACACAAAGGAGAACAGGGAGCTCAAGGTTTCCAGGGCAAGCAGGGTTACCCAGGTGCAGCTGGTCCTCCTGGATCCAGAGGAGCCACTGGAGCCAGTGGAAACAAAGGCGATGTAGGTGCTCCTGGTATCCCAGGTTCCCCAGGTATTCCAGGCCCCGCTGGACCCAAAGGTCTTACTGGGCGTGCAGGTGAATCAGGTGCCTCTGGCTCTGATGGTGCTCCAGGTCCCAGAGGCCCATCTGGTCCTCAGGGTTCTTCTGGTGCCCCTGGCCTTAAAGGACACCCAGGTCTCCCTGGTGCTCCTGGTCCTGCTGGTTTGGCTGCCAAGGGTATTCCAGGACCTCAGGGCCCCCCTGGTCTGCCTGGTGACTCTGGTTCCGATGGAGAGCCTGGCCCAGCTGGACCCCCTGGTCCCCCTGGTCCTCCCGGTGAGGTTATGTTTGAGAAGGGCAAAGGTGGGTACAGTGAGGTCATGGTCAAGGCACCCATGTCTGCTTTCACAGCATCTCTGGCCACTCCTTACCCTGGTTCTGGCAGCCCCATCAAATTTGACCAGATTGTGTACAATGCTGAGAATCACTATGACCCTGAGAGTGGCATTTTCACTTGCCAGATTCCCGGAGTTTATTATTTCTCCTACAGCATCCATGTTAATGGCGCTCATGCCCTGGTTGCTCTGTACAAGAATGGCCAGCCTATCATGTTCACTTATGATGAGTACAACAAGGGCTTCCTGGACCAGATGTCCGGAAGTGCTGTCCTCTTGCTCGATGAGCACGATACAGTCTACGTCCAGATCCCTGATGATGAGGCCAATGGTGTCTTTGCTGCCGAAAATGTCCACTGCTCTTTCTCTGGGTTCCTCATTGCCTCAACGTGA